The following proteins come from a genomic window of Sesamum indicum cultivar Zhongzhi No. 13 linkage group LG10, S_indicum_v1.0, whole genome shotgun sequence:
- the LOC105171400 gene encoding glycine-rich RNA-binding protein 3, mitochondrial: protein MALFSSPCKPPILCPKFHRIRAIQRPFSSKSSTSKTSNFGTPRISISDPATQINTPIRKAQFCSSLSSPGELDEGVPSSVIIFVKGLAQSTSEGGLKAAFSQFGEVSRVKVITDKKTKQSLGFAYVWFTREEHARAAVEEVNGKFFEGRFLYVSIAKPGSCKPRPKPTPYKF from the exons ATGGCCCTCTTTTCCTCACCCTGTAAACCCCCAATTCTGTGCCCTAAATTCCACAGAATTCGTGCAATTCAAAGACCCTTTTCATCAAAATCTTCAACTTCCAAGACCTCGAATTTCGGCACTCCAAGAATCTCAATTTCTGATCCAGCTACACAAATTAATACACCTATTCGGAAAGCTCAATTTTGCTCAAGTTTGAGCTCTCCTGGTGAATTGGACGAAGGGGTTCCCTCGAGCGTCATAATTTTCGTCAAAG GACTGGCGCAGTCGACCTCAGAAGGAGGGTTAAAAGCCGCATTTTCACAATTTGGGGAAGTGAGTCGAG TAAAAGTCATAACTGATAAGAAAACTAAGCAATCTCTCGGATTTGCTTATGTCTGGTTTACAAGAGAAGAGCATGCACGAGCTGCCGTGGAGGAGGTGAACGGAAAG TTTTTCGAGGGGAGATTTTTGTATGTGTCAATAGCTAAGCCTGGATCTTGCAAACCTCGTCCGAAGCCTACTCCTTACAAGTTCTAG
- the LOC105171402 gene encoding DUF21 domain-containing protein At4g14240 isoform X1: MHPINAVALLSMAIRNRQNAAILGAEIEFGNFWWFFYAGISCLLVLFAGIMSGLTLGLMSLGLVDLEILQRSGTPTEKKQAAAILPVVQKQHQLLVTLLLCNAAAMEALPIYLDKIFNQYLAIILSVTFVLFFGEVIPQAICTRYGLAVGANFVCLVRILMIISYPISYPIGKILDCALGHNEALFRRPQLKALVSIHSQEAGKGGELTHDETTIISGALDLTEKTAEAAMTPIESTFSLDVNSKLDWEAMGKILARGHSRVPVYSGNPKNIIGLLLVKSLLTVRAETETPVSAVSIRRIPRVPADMPLYDILNEFQKGSSHMAAVVKSKGRNKNTPSTVQRSEESGVTNGKSDLTTPLLLKKEEKADVVVVDIDRFSRSTSRSNRTYNDAVTDGMAPASEDSEDGGVIGIITLEDVFEELLQEEIVDETDEFVDVHKRIRVVAAAAASSVARAPSTRRLNSLKGAGGQTKQGQTPKKSGDGDSSSTKTASNSVEPLPGNNK; the protein is encoded by the exons ATGCACCCGATCAACGCGGTGGCGCTGCTATCCATGGCAATCAGGAACCGCCAAAACGCTGCCATACTGGGGGCAGAGATAGAATTCGGGAATTTTTGGTGGTTTTTTTACGCCGGGATATCGTGCCTGTTGGTGCTGTTCGCTGGGATAATGTCGGGCCTAACATTGGGCCTTATGTCTCTTGGCCTCGTCGACCTCGAGATCCTCCAGCGCAGTGGCACTCCGACTGAAAAAAAACAGGCTG CTGCAATACTTCCAGTGGTTCAGAAACAGCACCAGCTTTTAGTAACGTTGCTTTTATGTAACGCTGCTGCAATGGAG GCACTTCCAATTTACCTGGACAAGATTTTCAATCAATATCTTGCCATCATACTCTCTGTGAcctttgttctattttttggGGAG GTTATTCCTCAAGCCATATGCACTAGATACGGACTGGCTGTAGGTGCAAATTTTGTATGCCTTGTGCGAATTCTGATGATTATATCCTATCCTATTTCTTACCCAATTGGAAAG ATTCTGGACTGTGCACTCGGACATAATGAAGCACTGTTTAGACGTCCTCAGCTGAAGGCACTTGTCTCTATTCACAGCCAGGAG GCTGGGAAAGGCGGTGAACTCACACATGATGAGACAACAATTATTAGTGGAGCGCTGGATCTGACAGAGAAG ACTGCTGAGGCGGCCATGACACCAATTGAGTCAACATTTTCATTGGATGTCAATTCAAAATTAGACTG GGAAGCAATGGGTAAGATTTTGGCTCGTGGTCATAGTCGAGTTCCTGTCTATTCTGGGAACCCAAAGAATATTATTGGacttttattg GTAAAGAGTCTTCTCACAGTAAGAGCAGAAACAGAGACGCCAGTGAGTGCTGTTTCTATTCGAAGAATTCCACG TGTTCCTGCAGATATGCCCCTGTATGACATACTGAACGAGTTTCAGAAAGGTAGCAGTCATATGGCAGCTGTGGTGAAATCTAAAGGGAGAAACAAAAATACTCCATCTACTGTGCAGAGGTCCGAGGAGAGTGGAGTTACGAATGGGAAGTCAGACTTAACCACTCCATTgttattgaaaaaagaagagaaggcagatgttgttgttgttgacATTGATAGGTTCTCACGGTCAACCTCCAGAAGTAACAGGACATATAATGATGCAGTTACTGATGGAATGGCCCCTGCATCAGAGGACTCTGAAGATGGTGGAGTTATTGGTATCATCACATTGGAAGATGTATTTGAAGAACTTTTGCAG GAGGAAATTGTTGATGAGACAGatgaatttgttgatgttCACAAAAG GATACGTGTGGTAGCAGCTGCAGCTGCTTCATCAGTTGCACGTGCCCCGTCAACTCGGAGGTTAAATAGCCTGAAAGGAGCT gGAGGCCAAACTAAGCAAGGACAAACCCCCAAGAAATCAGGCGATGGTGACTCCAGTTCAACAAAGACTGCAAGCAATTCTGTTGAGCCCCTTCCTggaaataataaatga
- the LOC105171402 gene encoding DUF21 domain-containing protein At4g14240 isoform X2: MHPINAVALLSMAIRNRQNAAILGAEIEFGNFWWFFYAGISCLLVLFAGIMSGLTLGLMSLGLVDLEILQRSGTPTEKKQAAAILPVVQKQHQLLVTLLLCNAAAMEVIPQAICTRYGLAVGANFVCLVRILMIISYPISYPIGKILDCALGHNEALFRRPQLKALVSIHSQEAGKGGELTHDETTIISGALDLTEKTAEAAMTPIESTFSLDVNSKLDWEAMGKILARGHSRVPVYSGNPKNIIGLLLVKSLLTVRAETETPVSAVSIRRIPRVPADMPLYDILNEFQKGSSHMAAVVKSKGRNKNTPSTVQRSEESGVTNGKSDLTTPLLLKKEEKADVVVVDIDRFSRSTSRSNRTYNDAVTDGMAPASEDSEDGGVIGIITLEDVFEELLQEEIVDETDEFVDVHKRIRVVAAAAASSVARAPSTRRLNSLKGAGGQTKQGQTPKKSGDGDSSSTKTASNSVEPLPGNNK, from the exons ATGCACCCGATCAACGCGGTGGCGCTGCTATCCATGGCAATCAGGAACCGCCAAAACGCTGCCATACTGGGGGCAGAGATAGAATTCGGGAATTTTTGGTGGTTTTTTTACGCCGGGATATCGTGCCTGTTGGTGCTGTTCGCTGGGATAATGTCGGGCCTAACATTGGGCCTTATGTCTCTTGGCCTCGTCGACCTCGAGATCCTCCAGCGCAGTGGCACTCCGACTGAAAAAAAACAGGCTG CTGCAATACTTCCAGTGGTTCAGAAACAGCACCAGCTTTTAGTAACGTTGCTTTTATGTAACGCTGCTGCAATGGAG GTTATTCCTCAAGCCATATGCACTAGATACGGACTGGCTGTAGGTGCAAATTTTGTATGCCTTGTGCGAATTCTGATGATTATATCCTATCCTATTTCTTACCCAATTGGAAAG ATTCTGGACTGTGCACTCGGACATAATGAAGCACTGTTTAGACGTCCTCAGCTGAAGGCACTTGTCTCTATTCACAGCCAGGAG GCTGGGAAAGGCGGTGAACTCACACATGATGAGACAACAATTATTAGTGGAGCGCTGGATCTGACAGAGAAG ACTGCTGAGGCGGCCATGACACCAATTGAGTCAACATTTTCATTGGATGTCAATTCAAAATTAGACTG GGAAGCAATGGGTAAGATTTTGGCTCGTGGTCATAGTCGAGTTCCTGTCTATTCTGGGAACCCAAAGAATATTATTGGacttttattg GTAAAGAGTCTTCTCACAGTAAGAGCAGAAACAGAGACGCCAGTGAGTGCTGTTTCTATTCGAAGAATTCCACG TGTTCCTGCAGATATGCCCCTGTATGACATACTGAACGAGTTTCAGAAAGGTAGCAGTCATATGGCAGCTGTGGTGAAATCTAAAGGGAGAAACAAAAATACTCCATCTACTGTGCAGAGGTCCGAGGAGAGTGGAGTTACGAATGGGAAGTCAGACTTAACCACTCCATTgttattgaaaaaagaagagaaggcagatgttgttgttgttgacATTGATAGGTTCTCACGGTCAACCTCCAGAAGTAACAGGACATATAATGATGCAGTTACTGATGGAATGGCCCCTGCATCAGAGGACTCTGAAGATGGTGGAGTTATTGGTATCATCACATTGGAAGATGTATTTGAAGAACTTTTGCAG GAGGAAATTGTTGATGAGACAGatgaatttgttgatgttCACAAAAG GATACGTGTGGTAGCAGCTGCAGCTGCTTCATCAGTTGCACGTGCCCCGTCAACTCGGAGGTTAAATAGCCTGAAAGGAGCT gGAGGCCAAACTAAGCAAGGACAAACCCCCAAGAAATCAGGCGATGGTGACTCCAGTTCAACAAAGACTGCAAGCAATTCTGTTGAGCCCCTTCCTggaaataataaatga
- the LOC105171589 gene encoding uncharacterized protein LOC105171589, which produces MGKRFGKWRRMVKQLRGKLYIMRVCITMLLCWDDKYS; this is translated from the coding sequence ATGGGGAAGAGATTTGGGAAGTGGAGAAGAATGGTGAAACAGCTAAGGGGAAAACTCTATATCATGAGAGTTTGCATTACTATGCTCCTGTGCTGGGATGACAAGTATTCTTGA
- the LOC105171403 gene encoding probable serine incorporator, translated as MSCLASCCASLTCGLCTSVASGITKRSARIAYCGLFGVSLIVSWILREVAAPLLKHFSWINTSDNLSKEWFQIQAVLRVSLGNFLFFGILALIMIGVKDQNDRRDSWHHDGWIAKMLIWALLIILMFFLPNVIITVYGVLSKFGAGLFLLVQVIILLDATHSWNDSWVAKDEQKWYLALLAVSVACYLGAFTISGLLFIWFNPSGHDCGLNVFFLVMTIILAFVFAVIALHPKVNGSLLPASVISVYCAYLCYTGLSSEPRDYVCNGLHNKSKAVSTSTLVLGMLTTVLSVLYSALRAGSSTTFLSPPSSPRAGDKKPLLESDELESGKGKNDAEARPVSYSYTFFHLIFALASMYSAMLLSGWTSSSENPELIDIGWTSVWVRICTEWVTAGLYIWSLIAPLLFPDREFY; from the exons ATGTCGTGCTTGGCCTCGTGCTGTGCGTCGTTGACATGCGGGCTCTGCACATCGGTGGCGTCGGGCATCACGAAGCGCTCTGCAAGAATTGCTTACTGCGGCCTGTTTGGTGTTTCTCTGATTGTTTCTTGGATTCTCAGAGAAGTTGCTGCGCCTCTCCTCAAACACTTCTCTT GGATAAATACTTCAGACAATCTCTCAAAGGAATGGTTTCAAATACAAGCGGTTCTTCGCGTCAGCTTGGGGAACTTCTTGTTCTTTGGAATACTAGCACTCATAATGATTGGGGTGAAGGATCAAAATGACAGACGTGATTCCTGGCATCACGATGGATGGATTGCTAAGATGCTGATTTGGGCTTTGCTCATTATCCTCATGTTTTTCCTTCCCAATGTCATTATAACAGTATATG GAGTACTTTCAAAATTTGGGGCGGGGTTATTCTTATTGGTCCaagttataatattgttaGATGCCACACATTCATGGAACGATTCATGGGTTGCTAAAGACGAGCAGAAGTG GTATCTCGCGTTACTTGCGGTCTCAGTAGCATGCTATCTTGGAGCATTTACAATTTCTGGACTTCTGTTCATCTGGTTCAATCCTTCGGGACATGACTGTGGTCTTAACGTCTTTTTCCTTGTGATGACCATCATCCTTGCTTTTGTGTTTGCTGTTATTGCTTTACATCCCAag GTTAATGGCAGCCTCTTGCCTGCTTCCGTGATATCCGTTTATTGTGCTTATCTTTGTTATACCGGTCTCTCTAGTGAACCACGGGATTATGTCTGCAATGGTCTCCACAACAAGTCGAAAGCGGTATCTACTAGCACTCTTGTTCTTGGGATGCTTACAACAGTCCTATCTGTTCTATATTCTGCACTTCGTGCTGGATCATCGACCACTTTCTTGTCGCCTCCGTCTTCGCCCAGAGCAG GTGACAAGAAACCACTTCTTGAGTCAGACGAGCTGGAATCTGGTAAAGGAAAGAACGATGCAGAAGCACGGCCAGTTAGCTACTCTTATACGTTCTTCCATCTGATATTTGCTCTAGCCAGCATGTACTCAGCCATGCTCCTGTCCGGTTGGACCAGCAGTTCAGAAAACCCCGAGCTCATAGACATTGGCTGGACATCCGTCTGGGTTCGCATCTGCACCGAGTGGGTCACTGCCGGCCTATATATTTGGTCCCTCATCGCTCCGTTGCTCTTTCCTGATCGCGAATTCTATTAA